The Hyalangium gracile genome includes a region encoding these proteins:
- a CDS encoding phosphodiesterase yields the protein MLLAQITDLHVGVPGSNVDLQCRTAVQLEKAVQHLCRLDPRPDVVLCTGDLVDEGHPREYAVLAGMMAQLPMPCFIVPGNHDHRENLREAFASHSYLPRQGFLQYAVDLGPLRLIALDTLVPGAPGGRLCPERLSWLDARLAEAPRRPTLVMMHHPPFRTGIVRMDEMGLDGSEALAEIIQKHPQVERILCGHLHRPIVKRFAGTVASTCPSTAHQVVLDLRREGRLAINDDPPACQLHLWSEDSGLVSHTSYIR from the coding sequence GTGCTCCTGGCGCAAATCACGGATCTCCACGTCGGTGTCCCCGGCTCGAACGTCGACCTTCAGTGCCGCACCGCCGTGCAGCTCGAGAAGGCCGTCCAGCACCTGTGCCGTCTGGACCCGCGGCCCGATGTGGTGCTGTGCACCGGCGACCTGGTCGACGAGGGACACCCGCGGGAGTACGCCGTGCTCGCCGGCATGATGGCGCAGCTGCCGATGCCCTGCTTCATCGTCCCGGGCAATCACGACCACCGGGAGAACCTGCGGGAGGCCTTCGCCAGCCACAGCTACCTGCCCAGGCAGGGCTTCCTGCAGTACGCGGTGGACCTGGGCCCGCTGCGCCTCATCGCGCTGGACACCCTGGTGCCCGGAGCGCCCGGCGGGAGGCTCTGCCCGGAGCGGTTGAGCTGGCTCGACGCACGTCTGGCGGAGGCGCCCCGGCGACCCACGCTGGTGATGATGCACCACCCGCCCTTCCGCACCGGCATCGTGCGCATGGACGAGATGGGACTCGACGGGAGCGAGGCGCTGGCGGAGATCATCCAGAAGCACCCGCAGGTCGAGCGCATCCTGTGCGGACACCTGCACCGCCCCATCGTGAAGCGCTTCGCGGGCACGGTGGCCAGCACCTGCCCGAGCACCGCGCACCAGGTGGTGCTCGATCTGCGCCGCGAGGGCCGGCTGGCGATCAACGATGATCCGCCAGCCTGCCAGCTCCATCTGTGGAGCGAGGACTCCGGCCTCGTCTCCCACACGAGCTACATCCGGTAG
- a CDS encoding gluzincin family metallopeptidase, which translates to MSVTVGRSQRGPGVGVVLALMLGAGCVGSRAALKADAVPVQTEVGTFLLEYPPADTQDAAMVRASIEKAGHRLARWGRLQEPVTVRIHRDHEDLEDAARRSGYEWLRAWTRYNVMDVQAPSTWSPLPATQRDLDETMLHELTHAVMYQAAADLGGWRQKKIPGWFREGMASYTAEQGYRRPTLEQLARTLEENPTWEPLLRPEALYQKQMPVAYGAAHHAFTFLVNRYGEETVRALLEEMSRGPDFPVAFTTTVGLPPEAFLRDFTRYLRLRGFRGGRLLRGPEQAPAAPESPDPSGP; encoded by the coding sequence ATGAGCGTGACGGTGGGTCGGAGCCAGAGGGGACCGGGAGTCGGCGTGGTGCTCGCGCTGATGCTGGGGGCGGGGTGCGTGGGGTCTCGGGCGGCGCTGAAGGCGGACGCGGTGCCCGTGCAGACGGAGGTGGGGACGTTCCTCCTGGAGTACCCGCCCGCGGACACCCAGGATGCGGCCATGGTCCGAGCCTCCATCGAGAAGGCCGGGCACCGGCTCGCCAGGTGGGGCAGGCTCCAGGAGCCCGTCACGGTGCGCATCCACCGGGATCATGAGGACCTCGAGGATGCGGCGAGGCGCTCCGGCTACGAGTGGCTGCGGGCGTGGACGCGCTACAACGTCATGGATGTGCAGGCGCCGAGCACCTGGAGCCCGCTCCCCGCCACGCAGCGGGATCTGGATGAGACGATGCTGCACGAGCTGACGCACGCGGTGATGTACCAGGCGGCGGCGGATCTCGGAGGCTGGCGGCAGAAGAAGATCCCCGGGTGGTTCCGCGAGGGGATGGCCTCGTACACGGCGGAGCAGGGCTACCGCAGGCCGACGCTGGAGCAGCTCGCGCGAACGCTGGAGGAGAACCCGACGTGGGAGCCGCTGCTGCGCCCCGAGGCGCTCTACCAGAAGCAGATGCCCGTGGCGTATGGAGCGGCCCACCACGCCTTCACCTTCCTGGTGAACCGGTACGGGGAGGAGACGGTGCGCGCGCTGCTGGAGGAGATGAGCCGGGGCCCGGACTTCCCGGTGGCCTTCACGACGACGGTGGGGCTGCCGCCGGAGGCGTTCCTCCGGGACTTCACGCGCTACCTTCGCTTGCGGGGCTTCAGGGGAGGACGGCTGCTGCGAGGCCCCGAGCAGGCGCCGGCGGCTCCGGAGAGCCCTGATCCGTCAGGCCCCTGA
- a CDS encoding alkaline phosphatase family protein — protein sequence MRVALLFIDGVGVGRKDPAVNPLAGRVHLLSQFADAPGTLLPEEGRCVPVDTTFGVEGRPQSASNQTAILTGEPAPVLIQGHVLGYPNAPLRDLLAERSLVKRLMTSGRTATFANSYPAPYLDALKLRRRESTTPPEFTFPPAMQRRLKPSASTLAFAAGQVPLRTLDDARAGQGLTHDITGAHAMNRGLSVPQRTPEEAAEIFWRVAEGMDFTFFEHYLADEAGHARDFEAALRALDTFDAFARAVVATRPEDARVLICSDHGNVEDLSTRSHTLNPVPVLYFGPPAPEVEALATVADVGRTVLRWLNAE from the coding sequence GTGCGCGTCGCGCTCCTGTTCATCGATGGTGTGGGTGTAGGCCGGAAGGACCCGGCCGTGAACCCGCTTGCGGGGAGGGTCCACCTGCTCTCCCAGTTCGCGGACGCGCCCGGAACACTCCTACCCGAGGAAGGAAGATGTGTCCCAGTGGACACGACCTTCGGCGTCGAGGGGCGTCCCCAATCGGCGTCCAACCAGACGGCCATCCTCACCGGAGAGCCCGCGCCGGTCCTCATCCAGGGGCACGTGCTGGGCTACCCCAACGCGCCCCTGCGAGACCTGCTGGCGGAGCGCTCGCTCGTCAAGCGGCTGATGACCTCCGGGCGCACGGCAACCTTCGCCAACAGCTACCCGGCGCCGTACCTGGACGCGCTGAAGCTGCGCCGCCGCGAGTCCACCACTCCGCCGGAGTTCACCTTCCCGCCGGCCATGCAGCGGCGCCTGAAGCCGTCGGCGTCCACCCTGGCCTTCGCCGCGGGACAGGTGCCGCTGCGGACGCTGGATGACGCTCGCGCCGGGCAGGGCCTCACGCACGACATCACGGGCGCCCATGCGATGAACCGAGGCCTGTCCGTGCCCCAGCGCACCCCCGAGGAGGCGGCGGAGATCTTCTGGCGGGTGGCCGAGGGGATGGACTTCACCTTCTTCGAGCACTACCTGGCGGACGAGGCCGGACACGCGCGGGACTTCGAGGCGGCGCTCCGGGCGCTGGACACCTTCGACGCCTTCGCCCGGGCCGTGGTGGCCACGCGGCCCGAGGATGCGCGGGTGCTCATCTGTAGTGATCATGGCAACGTGGAGGATCTCTCGACACGGAGCCACACCCTGAACCCCGTGCCCGTGCTCTACTTCGGCCCGCCAGCGCCAGAGGTGGAAGCGCTTGCGACCGTGGCCGATGTGGGGCGCACGGTGCTGCGCTGGCTGAACGCGGAGTGA
- a CDS encoding DUF4388 domain-containing protein yields MALHGDLFSYPLPELLQWLDGSRKTGTLQLSWEAGERKIFVLSGQVIATASRGLRERVARLLELARLCAGSRVLASFDELQRTPDVEQAFSSHGVDVRLVREMGREELFSSMMDLTIAGRGTFHWTEDADRTGEDWVPSDMSIRELLFESLRWVDEHGDVEQALPIDAMSVRAVAPPSSSQPLLHRVILTLCTSPQNLGRLRLSMGMSRSAVTRRVFDLLRLKQVEVEGAPQVEADPVAEMLEKGGVLVREGQYDSAGIICASLLASDPADRRVREFARMVQREHVAALYSELPPVAVPVPVHDPEGMALLKPEERQIAGLVNGGWDVSTLVLAVPARELDTLRTLAKLVRMGLVQLTMPMR; encoded by the coding sequence ATGGCCCTTCACGGCGACCTCTTCAGCTATCCGCTTCCTGAACTCCTGCAGTGGCTCGATGGATCCCGCAAGACGGGGACGTTGCAGCTGTCGTGGGAGGCCGGGGAGCGCAAGATCTTCGTCCTCTCCGGCCAGGTGATCGCCACCGCCAGCCGGGGACTGCGCGAGCGCGTGGCCCGCCTGCTGGAGCTGGCCCGGCTGTGCGCGGGCAGCCGGGTGCTCGCCTCCTTCGACGAGCTGCAGCGCACCCCGGACGTGGAGCAGGCCTTCTCCTCGCACGGCGTGGACGTGCGCCTGGTCCGCGAGATGGGCCGCGAGGAGCTGTTCAGCTCGATGATGGACCTGACCATCGCGGGCCGCGGCACCTTCCACTGGACGGAGGACGCGGACCGCACGGGCGAGGACTGGGTGCCCTCGGACATGAGCATCCGCGAGCTGCTCTTCGAGTCCCTGCGCTGGGTGGACGAGCACGGGGACGTGGAGCAGGCCCTGCCCATCGACGCGATGAGCGTGCGCGCGGTGGCGCCGCCCAGCTCGAGCCAGCCGCTGCTGCACCGGGTCATCCTCACGCTGTGCACCTCGCCGCAGAACCTGGGCCGGCTGCGGCTGTCCATGGGGATGTCGCGCTCGGCCGTCACCCGGCGCGTCTTCGATCTGCTGCGCCTGAAGCAGGTGGAGGTAGAGGGCGCTCCGCAGGTGGAGGCCGACCCCGTGGCGGAGATGCTGGAGAAGGGCGGGGTGCTGGTGCGCGAGGGGCAGTACGACTCGGCCGGCATCATCTGCGCCTCGCTGCTCGCCAGCGATCCGGCGGACCGGCGCGTGCGCGAGTTCGCCCGCATGGTCCAGCGCGAGCACGTGGCGGCACTCTACTCGGAGCTGCCTCCGGTGGCGGTGCCGGTGCCGGTGCACGATCCGGAGGGCATGGCGCTGCTCAAGCCCGAGGAGCGGCAGATCGCCGGGCTGGTGAACGGCGGCTGGGATGTGTCCACGCTGGTGCTGGCGGTGCCAGCGCGCGAGCTGGACACCCTGCGCACGCTGGCGAAGCTGGTGCGCATGGGCCTGGTCCAGCTCACCATGCCCATGCGCTGA
- a CDS encoding CHAT domain-containing protein — MWRAIGWTLVVGLCCAVGVEAGQESTEPRRIAARTALDEAQRRLDEALPILSRALDLSEEHLRREAVDLSAPRLMSHLRLLRTDEERIYALLQAHPDDARVRRLAMTAVLLRKGRFLEESSSRFRSLSRGIDPRDHESFEQLRALRTRLAMLSLQGAGSLPAAEHQRRLSALAEQTDALEAELVRRSAPQRARTALPPPGRIVDRVAASLPRDGALIEFIAYEARGHSSEQGQPTAQGRGPLRYLALVLFPDGRLHAIDLGPAEPIDSAASALVDAFAIRDAAYQAPARTLYALAFEPLRPVLGKARRIYLSPDGQLGLVPFHALHDGKDFLTEAFTFTLLTSGRDLLPRPEAPAFSGPMVVLADPDLGSPAPVPDFSESMKSALALRMTLPDPRELWRGVLGDTAWLPLPGTRQEAEAIRRLFPKAQLFLGAEATKERLLGLNAPSILHVATHGFSHEDVALTPGARALTHVGTFSAQASVQLPQSSMLSSGLLLASEGARKAEVPSGGRRSEAAPVTALELAGLDLWGTELVVLSACDTGRGAVELGQGVHGLRRALVIAGAETVVMSLWQVNDETTRLLMESYYRHLLAGKGRTEALHDAMRALRETHPHPYYWAPFITLGRDGPLRSLGFLPTQPSTP; from the coding sequence ATGTGGCGAGCAATCGGATGGACGTTGGTGGTCGGCCTGTGCTGCGCGGTGGGGGTGGAGGCCGGCCAGGAGTCAACGGAGCCGCGGCGGATCGCGGCTCGGACGGCGCTGGATGAGGCCCAGCGTCGTCTGGACGAGGCCCTGCCAATCCTCTCTCGTGCGCTCGATCTCTCCGAGGAGCACCTCCGGAGAGAGGCGGTCGACCTCTCCGCACCGCGCCTGATGAGCCACCTGCGGCTCCTGCGCACCGACGAGGAGCGCATCTACGCCCTGCTCCAGGCCCACCCGGACGACGCCCGTGTACGCCGTCTGGCCATGACCGCGGTGCTGCTGCGCAAGGGGCGCTTTCTCGAGGAGTCCTCCAGCAGGTTTCGCTCCCTCTCCCGTGGCATCGACCCTCGGGACCACGAATCCTTCGAGCAGCTGCGCGCTCTGCGCACCAGGCTGGCCATGCTGTCACTCCAGGGCGCGGGCTCGCTCCCAGCAGCCGAGCATCAGCGGCGACTCTCGGCTCTCGCCGAGCAGACAGACGCCCTCGAAGCCGAGCTCGTCCGACGCTCCGCTCCCCAGCGTGCGCGCACGGCGCTCCCTCCACCCGGGCGGATCGTCGACCGCGTGGCGGCCTCCCTCCCGCGGGACGGGGCGCTGATCGAGTTCATTGCCTATGAAGCCCGTGGGCACAGCTCCGAGCAGGGGCAGCCCACGGCTCAGGGGCGCGGCCCGCTGCGCTACCTGGCCCTGGTGCTCTTCCCGGACGGCCGCCTCCACGCGATCGACCTGGGCCCCGCGGAGCCCATCGACAGCGCCGCCTCCGCCCTGGTGGACGCCTTCGCCATCCGCGACGCGGCCTACCAGGCCCCGGCCCGCACGCTCTACGCCCTGGCCTTCGAGCCCCTGCGACCGGTCCTCGGCAAGGCGCGCCGCATCTACCTCAGTCCCGATGGCCAGCTGGGCCTCGTGCCCTTCCACGCGCTCCACGACGGCAAGGACTTCCTCACCGAGGCCTTCACGTTCACCTTGCTGACCTCCGGCAGGGATCTGCTGCCCCGGCCCGAGGCGCCTGCCTTTTCAGGCCCGATGGTCGTCCTGGCCGATCCCGACCTCGGCTCGCCAGCGCCCGTGCCTGACTTCTCCGAGTCGATGAAGTCCGCGCTGGCCCTGCGCATGACCCTTCCCGATCCGCGCGAACTCTGGCGCGGAGTGCTGGGCGACACGGCCTGGCTGCCGCTCCCCGGGACTCGCCAGGAAGCCGAGGCCATCCGGCGCCTGTTCCCCAAGGCCCAGCTCTTTCTCGGCGCCGAGGCCACGAAAGAGAGGCTCCTGGGACTGAACGCTCCCAGCATCCTCCATGTGGCGACGCACGGCTTCTCTCACGAGGATGTCGCCCTCACCCCGGGAGCGCGCGCCCTGACCCACGTCGGTACCTTCAGCGCGCAGGCCTCCGTTCAACTCCCCCAGTCCTCCATGCTGAGCTCCGGCCTCCTGCTCGCCAGCGAAGGCGCTCGGAAGGCGGAAGTCCCCAGCGGTGGGCGTCGCTCCGAGGCCGCCCCGGTGACCGCGCTCGAGCTGGCGGGCCTCGACCTGTGGGGCACCGAGCTCGTCGTCCTGTCCGCCTGCGACACGGGCCGAGGGGCCGTCGAGCTCGGACAGGGCGTCCACGGCCTGCGCCGGGCCCTCGTCATCGCGGGCGCGGAGACCGTCGTCATGAGCCTGTGGCAGGTCAACGACGAAACGACCCGCCTCCTCATGGAGAGCTACTACCGCCACCTGCTGGCGGGAAAGGGACGGACGGAGGCCCTCCATGACGCCATGCGCGCCTTGCGCGAGACGCACCCCCACCCCTACTACTGGGCGCCCTTCATCACGCTCGGCCGGGACGGGCCGCTGCGCTCGCTCGGGTTCCTCCCCACGCAGCCCTCCACGCCGTAG
- a CDS encoding ADYC domain-containing protein: MIPLTRSTRFLLASLSLLLSALAFAEPSTPKQSHPAVAQAADSERYSRRCQSRAPSRGGHAQGTMLWGTRQTWGARAGSDEQRSVLVSVDVTPRSDVGSQVAALTLKDGRLVASPDASLSLTGTVLQGTSSDGKPMEIAICGAEPSPEDPSMVWYRIEAWNPVAQDWENPCVATRRVPDPRALAVSGVWDESGARHDAANRFTLACETGVISKCITWGYKPWASHKGQSLSALHQACTRMARADYCGNGRTHTRADTLIDVSDQLGLLTPTTEASATWNPALASFEADWTTDGATCLAHTRDGRALETILQECPERLRATTEVERAHGSRCAARREGVTAETALLRNQSYGEPRSSGSSPRSQ; encoded by the coding sequence ATGATACCGCTGACCAGGTCGACCCGGTTCCTGCTGGCCTCCCTGTCCCTGCTGCTCTCCGCTCTGGCATTCGCGGAGCCGTCCACGCCGAAGCAGTCCCACCCGGCCGTTGCCCAGGCCGCTGATTCCGAGCGGTACTCGCGCCGGTGCCAGAGCCGCGCTCCCAGCCGAGGAGGCCATGCCCAGGGCACGATGCTCTGGGGTACCCGGCAGACCTGGGGCGCGCGAGCGGGGAGCGATGAGCAGCGCAGCGTGCTCGTCTCGGTGGATGTCACCCCTCGGTCCGACGTCGGCTCCCAGGTGGCGGCCCTGACGCTGAAGGACGGCCGGCTGGTGGCCTCACCCGACGCCTCCCTCAGCCTCACGGGCACCGTGCTCCAGGGAACCTCCAGCGACGGCAAGCCCATGGAGATCGCCATCTGCGGCGCCGAGCCCTCTCCGGAGGATCCCTCCATGGTCTGGTACCGCATCGAGGCCTGGAACCCGGTGGCCCAGGACTGGGAGAACCCGTGCGTGGCGACCCGCCGCGTGCCGGATCCGCGGGCGCTGGCGGTGAGCGGCGTCTGGGACGAGAGCGGAGCGCGCCATGACGCGGCGAACAGGTTCACCCTGGCCTGCGAGACGGGCGTCATCAGCAAGTGCATCACCTGGGGCTACAAGCCCTGGGCCAGCCACAAGGGGCAGTCGCTGAGCGCGCTGCATCAGGCCTGCACCCGCATGGCCCGCGCCGACTACTGCGGCAACGGTCGCACCCATACCCGTGCGGACACGCTCATCGACGTGTCTGACCAGCTCGGCCTGCTCACGCCGACGACGGAGGCCTCGGCTACCTGGAATCCCGCCCTGGCGTCGTTCGAGGCGGACTGGACGACGGACGGTGCCACGTGCCTGGCGCATACCCGGGACGGGCGCGCGCTGGAGACGATCCTCCAGGAGTGCCCCGAGCGCCTCCGCGCCACCACGGAGGTGGAGCGAGCCCACGGAAGCCGCTGCGCCGCGCGACGCGAAGGCGTGACCGCCGAGACGGCGTTGCTGCGCAACCAGTCGTACGGAGAGCCCAGGAGTTCCGGCAGCTCCCCTCGAAGCCAATAG
- a CDS encoding bifunctional serine/threonine-protein kinase/formylglycine-generating enzyme family protein has protein sequence MPPPAARELRPEDNTQTLPGADPGGAPPSSEAKKSEPPWTPPSEFDEFRLLRVLGHGGMGVVYLAQDVSLGRLVAVKFLASREPDPTLLEYFETEARTIARLQHPNVVTVFRVGSVSGHPYIVSEHVVGRSLGQLPRPLPWRQLLTLGLGLARGLAAAHRQGILHRDIKPANALVTERGEVKLLDFGLAERIDRSLSLRALGTKTLAGTPRYMAPELLRGAPATPQSDLYSLGLTLYELCTGSLPPHALAQKMPEAMAPRATAEAIDPGEVPPPIRPEAHVDPDFAAIIMRCLAPDPAERFASADLLCEALERLEHTHASAPLTTNPYRGLAPFEAEHQALFFGRDADICAVLDRLHRQPLVLVVGDPGIGKSSLCRAGVLPRVSSYAEAEGREVSTVTLWPGHRPLHALASALAPLLGRKEAELLSALKDTPAAVAQALRETFQGQRGLLLFIDQLEELVTQADPAQAASFAAVLGELALPSTGVRVLLAMRGNFLTSVCALPGLATEAERALYILHAMSPEGVHEAIVGPARSRGVVFESEEFIQTLIASTLHGTGNLPLLQFALTELWERRDPAQGRITRQVLYEMGGVAGALSRHADGVIAQLRPEEQQAARRLLVQLVTTGGTRLLRSEEELIGTPSAASRAALHALSEGRLLQVHTEGGKARYEIAHDALMVSWGTLRNWLDDDIGHRAVRQRVEAASAEWERLGRARDALWGQRLVDEARPLDPSTLTPRARAFLSGSRRALRLQRWGRSLTVLGVVLALGFLYLGLRLQAYFENEHLVAKELDAARAEMAEGYRLGDLARARREEALALFERKTPPSPSLETSSDPQASWKAAERKWSDALLLLEKADTAYARADQSLEKVLDRARDNRVARQLRIEALYERLVLAEFFHQQRSRDELMLRLELLLDLAPEGAVWRQRLHAPAELGLVTDPPGAQVEIERYVSDAQGLRLEPMPPLGVTPITGKQLPAGSYRLRITRADRAPVVLPLLLTRGKTQALDIALPSTVPPGYVYIPQGCFLQGSNDPEEVREFLATAPLHRVCLDEGFLIGKTEVTFGDWIKYLDSLPPEAPARDILTQPHINSAGAVTLRYSLGTGWRFSFHRQSTVFRATEYERFQYPERSRRKEADWRRFPLSGVSAEDLAGYFYWLDRSGALPGARLCTEHEWEFAARGADGRAFPHGSRMQPDDANFDLTYDRQPVSFGPDEVGAHPASNSPFGLSDMAGNAMEMTRPATPELGRIVLKGGGWYYHYIDARTANRAPGDPTLRDAVIGVRVCGSPPLR, from the coding sequence GTGCCCCCCCCTGCCGCGCGGGAGCTCCGCCCGGAGGACAACACCCAGACGTTGCCGGGAGCAGACCCGGGGGGAGCACCTCCCAGCTCCGAGGCGAAAAAGTCCGAGCCTCCCTGGACGCCCCCCTCCGAGTTCGACGAGTTCCGCCTGCTGCGGGTGCTCGGCCACGGAGGCATGGGCGTCGTCTACCTCGCGCAGGATGTCTCCCTGGGCCGGCTCGTCGCGGTGAAGTTCCTCGCCTCGCGAGAGCCGGATCCGACGTTGCTCGAGTACTTCGAGACCGAGGCGCGCACCATCGCCCGCCTGCAGCACCCCAACGTCGTCACGGTGTTCCGTGTCGGCTCGGTCAGCGGACATCCCTACATCGTCTCCGAGCACGTGGTGGGCCGGAGCCTCGGGCAGCTGCCCAGGCCCCTGCCCTGGCGACAGCTCCTGACGCTCGGCCTGGGCCTGGCCCGAGGGCTCGCGGCGGCCCATCGCCAGGGCATCCTCCACCGGGACATCAAGCCCGCCAACGCGCTCGTCACCGAGCGAGGTGAGGTGAAGCTGCTGGACTTCGGTCTGGCGGAGCGCATCGATCGAAGCCTGTCCCTGCGCGCGCTCGGCACGAAGACGCTGGCGGGCACGCCGCGGTACATGGCCCCCGAGCTGCTGCGCGGTGCCCCGGCAACCCCGCAGAGCGACCTCTATTCGCTCGGCCTCACCCTCTATGAGCTGTGCACGGGCAGCCTCCCGCCGCATGCGCTCGCCCAGAAGATGCCGGAGGCCATGGCTCCACGCGCGACGGCGGAGGCCATCGACCCGGGAGAGGTGCCGCCGCCGATCCGTCCCGAGGCGCACGTCGATCCGGACTTCGCCGCGATCATCATGCGCTGCCTGGCGCCAGACCCTGCCGAGCGCTTCGCCTCCGCCGACCTGCTGTGCGAGGCCCTGGAGCGGCTCGAGCACACCCACGCCTCCGCGCCGCTCACCACCAATCCCTACCGAGGGCTCGCGCCCTTCGAGGCGGAGCACCAGGCCCTCTTCTTCGGGCGCGACGCCGATATCTGCGCCGTGCTCGATCGCCTGCACCGCCAGCCCCTGGTCCTCGTCGTGGGAGACCCTGGCATCGGCAAGTCCTCGCTGTGCCGCGCGGGGGTGCTGCCCCGGGTGAGCTCGTATGCCGAGGCCGAGGGCCGCGAGGTCTCCACGGTCACGCTCTGGCCCGGACACCGGCCGCTCCACGCGCTTGCCTCCGCGCTCGCGCCGCTGTTGGGGCGGAAGGAGGCGGAGCTCCTGAGCGCGCTGAAGGACACTCCCGCCGCGGTCGCGCAGGCGCTGCGAGAGACCTTCCAGGGGCAGCGCGGGCTGCTGCTGTTCATCGATCAGCTCGAGGAGCTCGTCACCCAGGCCGATCCCGCCCAGGCCGCCAGCTTCGCCGCGGTCCTCGGCGAGCTCGCGCTGCCGTCCACCGGCGTCCGGGTGCTCCTGGCGATGCGCGGCAACTTCCTGACGAGCGTCTGCGCACTGCCTGGGCTGGCGACCGAGGCCGAGCGAGCGCTCTACATCCTCCACGCCATGTCGCCCGAAGGCGTGCACGAGGCCATCGTCGGTCCGGCGCGCAGCCGCGGCGTCGTCTTCGAGTCCGAGGAGTTCATCCAGACGCTCATCGCGTCCACGCTGCACGGCACGGGCAACCTGCCCCTCCTCCAGTTCGCGCTCACCGAGCTGTGGGAGCGCAGAGATCCCGCGCAGGGCCGCATCACGCGGCAGGTGCTCTACGAGATGGGAGGCGTGGCCGGGGCGCTGTCGCGACACGCGGATGGGGTGATTGCACAGCTGAGGCCGGAGGAGCAGCAGGCGGCACGGCGGCTCCTCGTCCAGCTAGTGACGACCGGTGGGACGCGGCTCCTGCGCAGCGAGGAGGAGCTCATCGGGACACCGTCCGCGGCCTCCCGGGCCGCCCTCCACGCGCTCTCCGAGGGCCGGCTGCTCCAGGTGCACACCGAGGGTGGCAAGGCCCGGTACGAGATCGCCCACGACGCGCTCATGGTGAGCTGGGGCACGCTGCGCAACTGGCTCGACGACGACATCGGCCATCGCGCGGTGCGACAGCGGGTCGAGGCGGCGAGCGCCGAGTGGGAGCGCCTGGGTCGGGCCAGGGATGCCTTGTGGGGGCAGCGACTGGTGGACGAAGCGCGCCCGCTCGATCCCAGCACCCTGACGCCGAGAGCCCGCGCCTTTCTCTCCGGCTCCCGCCGTGCCTTGAGGCTCCAGCGCTGGGGCCGGTCTCTCACCGTGCTCGGGGTGGTGCTCGCCCTCGGCTTCCTCTATCTGGGTCTTCGCCTGCAGGCCTACTTCGAGAATGAGCACCTCGTCGCGAAAGAGCTCGACGCCGCGCGGGCCGAGATGGCCGAGGGGTACAGGCTTGGAGATCTGGCCCGGGCACGCCGCGAGGAGGCGCTCGCGCTGTTCGAGCGCAAGACGCCTCCATCCCCCAGTCTCGAGACGTCATCGGACCCGCAGGCCTCCTGGAAAGCCGCTGAGCGGAAATGGAGCGATGCGCTCTTACTGCTTGAAAAAGCAGACACAGCCTACGCTCGCGCGGACCAGTCGCTCGAGAAGGTGCTCGATCGTGCGAGAGACAATCGAGTTGCGCGCCAACTCCGCATTGAGGCCCTCTACGAGCGACTGGTCCTCGCCGAGTTCTTCCACCAGCAACGCTCCCGCGACGAGCTGATGTTGCGCCTCGAACTGCTGCTGGACCTGGCGCCCGAGGGTGCGGTGTGGCGGCAGAGACTCCATGCGCCCGCCGAGCTCGGGCTCGTGACCGATCCTCCAGGCGCTCAGGTGGAGATCGAGCGCTATGTCAGTGATGCCCAGGGACTTCGCCTTGAGCCCATGCCACCGCTCGGCGTGACTCCCATCACCGGAAAGCAGCTGCCCGCTGGCTCCTACCGGCTCCGCATCACACGAGCTGATCGCGCTCCGGTGGTTCTTCCCCTGCTCCTCACGCGCGGCAAGACCCAAGCCCTCGACATCGCACTCCCCTCCACTGTTCCCCCTGGCTACGTCTACATCCCGCAAGGCTGCTTTCTCCAGGGCAGCAATGATCCTGAGGAGGTGCGGGAGTTCCTGGCCACCGCGCCGCTCCACCGTGTGTGTCTCGACGAGGGGTTCCTGATCGGGAAGACGGAGGTCACCTTCGGAGATTGGATCAAGTATCTCGACTCCCTACCTCCAGAAGCTCCTGCGAGAGACATACTCACGCAACCGCACATCAACTCCGCGGGAGCAGTCACGCTTCGTTACTCGCTCGGAACCGGATGGCGCTTCTCCTTTCATCGCCAGAGCACCGTCTTCAGGGCGACCGAATACGAGCGCTTTCAATATCCCGAGCGGTCCCGGCGTAAAGAGGCCGACTGGCGTCGATTCCCCCTGTCCGGCGTCTCCGCCGAGGACCTCGCGGGTTACTTCTACTGGCTCGATCGCTCGGGAGCACTGCCGGGAGCCCGCCTGTGCACCGAGCACGAGTGGGAGTTCGCTGCACGCGGCGCCGACGGTCGCGCCTTCCCGCATGGGAGCCGGATGCAGCCGGACGACGCCAACTTCGACCTCACCTACGATCGGCAGCCCGTGTCGTTCGGGCCCGACGAGGTGGGAGCCCATCCGGCCTCGAACAGCCCCTTCGGCCTCTCGGACATGGCTGGCAACGCAATGGAGATGACACGGCCCGCGACGCCGGAGCTCGGACGCATCGTCCTGAAGGGTGGAGGTTGGTACTACCACTACATCGACGCACGAACCGCCAACCGCGCCCCCGGCGATCCCACTCTGCGTGACGCGGTCATTGGCGTCCGCGTCTGTGGCTCGCCCCCACTTCGGTAA